DNA sequence from the Acipenser ruthenus chromosome 20, fAciRut3.2 maternal haplotype, whole genome shotgun sequence genome:
TTTTAGATGGGGGATAATAAAGGGCAATGGAGCTTAGTTCAGTTTTGTAACAGCTGAGCCATTGTCTTACAATGTGACCGATAATAATGCAGCTCTTATATGGAACCATTTTGGAAAACAGATGAACTGATTGTAAAGTAATTAAGCAGTTGCTTAATTGCTTATTGTGAGCTGTAAATAAAGCTGTTATCCTTGCACACGTGTGCATCTGTATTTGTTTGCTAGTCTATGCACTCAACAGAGAAATCTGCCTGTGTGCACTTATAATTTGACATTTCTATTGGAATACAAATTTGTGACATGCAAATCAGATAAGAGAAccaccataaaaaataaaaacacaaagaaaacaagGCTGACAATAAATAGTACATTCTGATTCTTGTAGGcagcaaaatgtttacttcaggTATTACTGTACAAGTGTAAGTTTCATAACTCCTTCATTGTTGTCTCAGTCAGAAAATGAAAGCGATGTGACAATTTGGCAGCGCTCCTTTAAGAAGCAACTGTTAGACCAGTGCTCAGGACCATCAGCTACTGTGCAGTAAATGATCCAGAAGATATGTTGATGTTCCCttaagctaaataaataaataaataaataaatgatttccaTTGCAAACTGGCTGCTGTTTGAGAACACCTTTCTCGTCTTGGTCACTAATCCGAAAAGCAAGGGAGCACTGGACATTACTGCAGATTAGAATAGGCAGAATAGCAGTCACACATGGTTCAGGGGAGGTACCCTGCGCAAGCTCATTTCACCCTGCGCAAGCTCATTTCAGACATGGTTCAGGGGAGGTACCCTGCGCAAGCTCATTTCAGACATGGTTCAGGGGAGGCAGCCTGCGCAAGCTAATTTCAGACATGGTTCAGGGGAGGCAGCCTGCGCAAGCTCATTTCAGACATGGTTCAGGGGAGGTACCCTGCGCAAGCTCATTTCAGACATGGTTCAGGGGAGGCAGCCTGCGCAAGCTCATTTCAGACATGGTTCAGGGGAGGCAGCCTGCGCAAGCTCGTTTCAGACATGGTTCAGGGGAGGCAGCCTGCATAAGCTCATTTCAGACATGGTTCAGGGGAGGCCCCCTGCGCAAGCTCGTTTCAGACATGGTTCAGGGGAGGCAGCCTGCATAAGCTCATTTCAGACATGGTTCAGGGGAGGCCCCCTGCGCAAGCTCGTTTCAGACATGGTTCAGGGGAGGCACCCTGCGCAAGCTCATTTCAGACATGGTTCACTGGAGACAGCCTACACAAGCTCCTTTGGTACATCTGTTTTGCTCTGCAATAAATCAGACTCCAATAAACAAACAATGACTAAAAAGAAAAAGGCCCCAGGACAGAGAGAAGATAGAAACATTTgactttattataaatacaaataaaccactgaaaatgaagaaaataataataaaaaaaaatatttaagtggcAATAACAAAACTTACAAAGTCTTGGCTATAATGAACACAATTAAAGATTAGCAATACAAACTGATCTTATATCCGCCAGAATTGCCAATATGAAAGTCTAGTTTATCTCGTTAATGTCTGTATTGGTTTCAATTACAGCATATTAAGGTTCGTTTAATTGAACAGTTTTACTTACTTTCCCCATCTGTCTGTATTAGTCCATTTCATATTCTTGCCAGTAATGTAGCTCCAACAAAAGAAGCAACATTTATAATACtgaattttacattaaaaaaaagaagtcacAGAATCTATTTTTGTAGCCATATGTTATTGCTAAGAGATACCTTAATGTTTTTTCTTAATGAAACTGGACAAGAAACGCCGAAAGATTAACTATATTAGCCtctgctttatttaaaaagacaGCCTTAGTTAAAAGCAGCCTTGAGCAACCAACCAATCAACCACCTCCTGTTACTCTGtaacataaaacatttaaaaaaaaatcaaaattgcTTTGCCAAAACATAATATACTGTACCAAGCCAGATTCACAAAATCAAATGCGCCCTGTATCAATAGTACATACCAGGACTAGCACTAAACGGTTACCAAGAAGAAAATCAagttatttctgtattttccaaCTAGCTGTCTGAGCCTAAACAAAAACCAACTCTTACTAGAAGGGAAATGTACGGCtacatacatttcaaaagaaaatgtaaaaaatgataaATGTTTGTGGGATAGCAAAATAATTCACATCAGTTAAGTAACGACcaaaaatatgaaaaagaaattcaaatgtttttaatggaaaacaaacaaaactaaaaagtcattaaaaaaaaaaaatatcaatacacAAAGATACACAAAGAGCAGCAATACTATGTAGTGTGACATACCAGACAGGAGCAGCGACTTGAAATGGTACTGCTCAGCCTGGCTGGTCAAggaaagaaaacaatacaatactatCTACAACACTgaagttcatattttttttttttttattattatttattttattacaaaaaagtTGCCCATTTAGGGTAGGTATCAGTGGTTTATATAAAAGGTGTTTTATACATTAGTGTTACCAGATGCAGCTCTTTTTTTCAGCCAGCATTTTAAACCTTGAGCCCAAACCTCCATCTACAAAAACAGGGGTTACGCTTGGCAGTGAATGTCAATAAATGTCTTTTCCTTGAATCTACTTGAAATGTGATACACTAGAACTGTTAGAATTGCTCCAAAACAAACATTCACCCGCCGCATCAGCACATTGAGATTGTAACGTTTATGCCTAGATTTCCATTCTCTGCAAAAAGCTGTGCAATGCTAGTGTCGAAAACCAGACAGTCGCTGTTCATGATCGCAGTGGCGATCCCCTCGTGGATTGAGCGAGGCGTTGCTTCCCAGGTCAGCCGCCGTCGATGACCATTCAGCTCGAGGCGATAGGCAAAGTTTTCTGCTTGCTTGCGTGTTCCAATCAACTGGACGATAGCAAAGAACTGCTGGTGGCCATCGTATTTTTCCTGCTTCTCCAAGACCAACATAAAGTGGAACCCAAAACAGGACTGCATCATAACCCAGTCGACTGCTCCTGGAAGATTAATGTCTGTGGCCAGAAAGACAATGTCTTCCCCTTGTAACGTTGTTATAGACTTGTGTTGGTGCATCAAATGGGGCATGACGGCATCCAGGGAGCCCTGCCATTTACACGAGGCTCCAGGACAAGGGCAAGAATAAGGCCTGAACTCACAAAGCTCTTCGTGGTCTGCTTTCTCCGTGTGTGGTAACGTTATCTCACATCCTGAAGAGGCGTATTTACAAGGAAACAGTACAGAGTTGGCCACCTTTTCCATAGCCAGGTTCCGAATGGAGCCCAACGGGCCTCGACACGTTGGACAACACGTGAGCTTCGGACGACAGTTGCTGCAAACCAGATGCCCGCTCTGGCACTGAAGAATGGGTGGCAGTACATAGTCAAAACAGACAGGACACTCAAAGAGACTGGCTAAGTCGTTGTTGGAAGCTGTGGTGCCCTGCAGCGCGGGCACCCTCTGTGATGGAGCACACTTCGATGTACCTGTTGGGAGTGCTGTGGCAGTCTGGCGACTCATTTCtgcaaacaaaaagaagaaacaaaaatagTGATCAGTACTGATTGGTTTTCTACTACACTCATCTGCACACTTATTTCTTCACATGCAAGTAAAATGCAGCTTTCAAACACATTCTAtgtaattggattggttttcgcTCGCTCTGGGTTTGGAGGAATATAAAGTAAAATATTGACTGAAGATCTTTGTATAAAGTAGACAACATTAACAGAGCTTTACTGAATTAGCCAACCTGTGGGTACAGTATTACATcaatcagttttatttttatatagcgcctttcctgTAAAACATCTCAAAGCAATGTACATAGCTTTACATTAAAAACTGACATTACAAGTTAAATAAAATTACTACtacattaaaaacagcatttaaaaacaaagccattttaaaaagaCTCAATACAAAACCCataacaatatataaaacacattagaaattataataaaaaaagttaattatcAAAAGCCAAGGAAAACAAGTGTGTTTTAAGTAGTGCTGGGAGAAATAGACGAATTAatatttgacatgtattcggatacaaaaatcagatgtttgtattcactagaaaatgacaaaaataccttgcacttatttacagtctcaccagaagttgcacaacagtttaaaaaatggcaaatgaaagagAGATCTGTGCGACAtgagatataataaaaaaataaacaattaaaaaaaaaaaaaaaaaaaaaaaaaaaacacacacacaggatcaaCAGCAGCTCGAGcctaaaagttttagacagcaaaaaaataaacaaaccagattatgcgcgtgCACAGTGATCTCTacggaaggccatctgggtcaaaaaagctTTGTGCTTCTTTAGAGAAAGtcaatctcatgggacagaataaaggcaagcatgtcattctgaaatacctcacttaaacagtgcccaacttgctggaaatgttgtgtagtgatttctATATAGGTGGTATATATTACATAcgttttgttgcgactttctgttacgTGGAATGTATGAGAACCAAAATGGCAAGTTTTTTTccaccttcattttacaacgccatttccacatttgttttatttgaagtgtttaaaaatTTATGTttcgccctatagcctggaggtcgctggttcgagtccaggctattctattgccgaccctAGACGGgagattaggtcggccagggtgttctcggctcaccgtgcaccagcgacccctgtagtctggccgggcggctgcaggcttgcctgtaagctgcattgtcctccgagttgcatttcagttttcgtttgctttatcagctacaaaaaggcacaagtaaacctcatgttactACTTTGACaacatgtctatggccactgtttagtgtgaagaaacagcaatgaatgacaaaattaagaaaataaaaacaatccgTTGTCAactttatataatatttatttcgggaataaacaaaacaatgtttaacttgagctgctatttggcatcctttgttttgtaattaattcactggggtaaagcaagtcctacacaacgtattctttattCCTGGGATATTTCACTACCTCTGCCTGCGTtttgagcaatataatggcttattactttttgaaaacaaaacgaatatttaaaaaattaggAGCAAATActcgaacatgaaaatcctgtgttcgtcccagcactagttaAGTGTAGATTTAAAATTTTCTGCAGAATCAGAGCCTCTCACAAATAGTGGCAGCGAATTCCAAGGAGTCGGCGCACACAAAGAGAAGCTTCGACCTCCCAATGTAACGCATCTAGTTAGCATAGCTGACTCCCAGGGacataaaaatgcaataaatattacAGCCCAGTTCCCTGGACAGCCTTAAAGGTCAGCAAGAAGATCTTAAATTACCTGATAAACGGTAGCCAGTGTAATGATTTTAGGACATGGgtaatgtgttgcatttttttttgtgccTGTCAATATTCTTGCAGCAGCGTTCTGGACTAACTGTAACTGATGTACCAGTTTAGAAGATAAACCATACACCAGTGCATTGCAATAACCAATTTGAGATGTTACAAAGGCATGAATCAGAATCTCGGTGAGAACGGATTTTGGCAGTATTACATAGATGGTAAAAAGATGATTTAACCACTGATGAGACTTGAGCCTCAAAACTAGTCTAAAGTCTAAAACAACTCCCAAGTTCCTGGCTGAGGTTCACACAACAATATCACAGCCACATGAGATCACAGATAGTGATGTTGTTTGAAGTTGTTTCCTAGTGTCAACCAAAATAAACTCAGTCTTGTTGGAATTCAGCTGTAGGAAGTTGGTCGTCCAAACAGCAATATTAACCAAGCAGGCTGATAACCTTGAATCAGTATTCATGGAACCAGAGGTTCATTGCATATAGTTGCGTGTCATCCACATAAGAGTGGAAATTCAATCCATGTTCTCTAATTACGCTATCTAATGGGAGCATATAGAGATTGAAACGAAGAGGGCCAAGAGCTGAACCCTGCGGGACAACAGAAGACACATTCAACATATCAGAGTCAGCACCACCATTACGTACCATTACAGCAAGTTCAAAGTCTAATGCACATCAAACTGGGTGCCCTGTTCATCTAGGAATGAagtcacacacagagaaacacagagaaacataACATTGCAGCAACATGTCTTCCCGATCACACCTGGCATGCTGCAGTATAAACACCACACTGAAATAAGAGCACTTAGTCACGTCGATGACAATACAGACCATGAAGAAGACAGGTCTAGTCATCAGACCCTACCAAGCCTAAAGTGAGGAAGCATACAGtctagtgtttatttattttttagatatatAGTATTATGGGATTTAACATTaactgagcctgtgtgtgcttGCATAGATTGCCATATATTGTATATGTAAGATGCAGGGCCCTAAATGCCACAGTTTTTTAGCCTTGCACTCTGTTGTCTCCTGTCAAAACCTAGCAGCGCCAGTCTAGAAGAAAAGCAGAGCCTGTAAACTGAAGCATGATGCAAGGGTTGTCAACATCGTCACCAAGAGAAACTCACGAGGGTTCAGGATGGAAACAGCAGCACAAGAGAGAAATCATGGAATCAAACACAGCTTTCACACAAATACTTCTCTGCCATTACACTGAGGAGAAAGAGACAGTCAGAGAAACAGAAGCACAGCAGCATTCTAACTTCCTGCAAAACTCTCCTCTCCCTGGATAGCAAGCATGAAATCCTGCATGTCCTACAGCGCCTGTGGGAGTCGGAGTTCAACAACATCAAACCGTTTGTGTTTGTTAACAAGTTCAGCATGGGAGAAAAAGATTTGTTTAGGAGAAGAATGCTTTGCTATTCAAAACCTTCGTCAACAACATGTGCTAAAAATGTCCTCAGCAAGTTTCAACACCACTGAAAAAGAGCTCCTCAAGATGTGCCACAAATACGTGTCGGAAAATCCAGGTAACGTATTACATTAAGGGCTCCAGCTACACAATATGTCCCTTATCACTTGA
Encoded proteins:
- the LOC117425774 gene encoding E3 ubiquitin-protein ligase SIAH1 isoform X3, with the protein product MSRQTATALPTGTSKCAPSQRVPALQGTTASNNDLASLFECPVCFDYVLPPILQCQSGHLVCSNCRPKLTCCPTCRGPLGSIRNLAMEKVANSVLFPCKYASSGCEITLPHTEKADHEELCEFRPYSCPCPGASCKWQGSLDAVMPHLMHQHKSITTLQGEDIVFLATDINLPGAVDWVMMQSCFGFHFMLVLEKQEKYDGHQQFFAIVQLIGTRKQAENFAYRLELNGHRRRLTWEATPRSIHEGIATAIMNSDCLVFDTSIAQLFAENGNLGINVTISMC
- the LOC117425774 gene encoding E3 ubiquitin-protein ligase SIAH1 isoform X2; protein product: MMSEKEMSRQTATALPTGTSKCAPSQRVPALQGTTASNNDLASLFECPVCFDYVLPPILQCQSGHLVCSNCRPKLTCCPTCRGPLGSIRNLAMEKVANSVLFPCKYASSGCEITLPHTEKADHEELCEFRPYSCPCPGASCKWQGSLDAVMPHLMHQHKSITTLQGEDIVFLATDINLPGAVDWVMMQSCFGFHFMLVLEKQEKYDGHQQFFAIVQLIGTRKQAENFAYRLELNGHRRRLTWEATPRSIHEGIATAIMNSDCLVFDTSIAQLFAENGNLGINVTISMC
- the LOC117425774 gene encoding E3 ubiquitin-protein ligase SIAH1 isoform X1, translated to MTGKATLHCLYAWKGVLELFTCLSGNKASKSKEMSRQTATALPTGTSKCAPSQRVPALQGTTASNNDLASLFECPVCFDYVLPPILQCQSGHLVCSNCRPKLTCCPTCRGPLGSIRNLAMEKVANSVLFPCKYASSGCEITLPHTEKADHEELCEFRPYSCPCPGASCKWQGSLDAVMPHLMHQHKSITTLQGEDIVFLATDINLPGAVDWVMMQSCFGFHFMLVLEKQEKYDGHQQFFAIVQLIGTRKQAENFAYRLELNGHRRRLTWEATPRSIHEGIATAIMNSDCLVFDTSIAQLFAENGNLGINVTISMC